The DNA segment GCGTACCTGCGCGTCGTGCTGGCGCTGCGCGCGCAGCTCCCGCCCGGGGCGCGCAGCGTGTTGGTGGCGAGCGCCCTCCCCGGGGAGGGGAAGACGAGCATGGTGCTGTCGATGGGCGCGGTGGCGGCCCGCCAGCAGCAACGCACGTTGCTGGTCGATGTCGACCTGCGACGCGGCGGACTGTCGCGCGCGCTGGCCCTGGCGCACCGCCCCGGCGTGGTGGACATCGCGCACGGCACGCACGACGCGGCGGAGTGCCTCACACAGCTGGCCATGCCCGGCGGGACGGTCACCGACGTCATTGGTGCCGGGAGCCTCACGCGCAGCGCCAACCTGACCCAGACGATGGATGCCGTCAGGCGCATCCTCCAGTGGGCCACCGCGTACGAACTGGTGCTGTTCGACTCGCCGCCCATCAACCTCGTCGCCGACGCCGCCGCGCTGGCGCCGCTGGCCGACGGCGTGGTGCTGGTGGCGCGCGCCGGGACGACCGGCAGCCCGGCGGCGGCGCTCGCCGTCGACCAACTGCGCGAGGCCGGGGGACACGTGCTGGGCGCCGTGCTCAACGATGCGCGCCTGGCCGCCGAGGACGGGAACGCATCGCTGGCGGAGTACCGGGCCTACACCTTCACGCGCGCATGACGGCGGCGGTGCAGGTGGAGGCGGCTCGCTCTCGCTGGGACGCGATGTGGCCGCGCGATGTACTGCAGCAGCTGGCGCGCACCAACCGCCGGCAGCATGCGCTGCGCGAGTGGATACGCGGCGCGATGCTGCACCTGCTGGACGTGGCGGCCGTGGCCGGTGCCGTGACGGTGCTCGCGCTCCTCGACGACAGCGGCATTTGGCCGCGGGCGCTGGCATGGATCAATCCATCGCTCGACCTCCTCAGCGTCGGCGTGCAGCTCTCGCTGGCATTGCTGGTAGGACTCCACGTATGTGGCGCCTATCGTTCGCATCGATCCCCCACCGCCGTGTGGCCGACCCTCGGCGGCGTGGGGCTCGGTGTCTCGCTCTTTCACTGGCCGTTTCTCTGGCAGGCGATCGACGGGTCCAGCGCCGCCTACCTGCGAGTGGTCGTGGTGGTTGCGGTGTTCGTCTCGCTGGGGCGCATCGCCGCCCGCGCCCTGGTGCGCGCCCACGTGCTCGGCCGTCTCGGGCTCCCACGTGCCCTCTACATCGGGACTCCCGAGGACATCGCCGACGCGTTGCATCGCACACCATTGCACGGTGACCAGGCGCTCCTTCCCGTGGCACAAGTGACGACCGGCCCGCTCGCCCGCGGCCGACCGCGCGAGCATGCACCGTTGGAGCTGCGTCTCCCCTGCCTGCTCAACGCTCACGACGTCGATACCGTCGTGCTCTGCAGCCAGTTTGCCTCCACGGAGTTGCAGCTGCTGCTCGGCATCGCCGAGACGTCGGGGTGCCGGGTCGTATCGCCATCCCGCATGTACCCGGTGGCGCGGCAGCTCCCGCGAGTGGCCGAGTGCGGCGGCTTTCCGCTGGTGGAGCTCACGCGCCCCGCCGCGCGCGCGCACCACCTGGCCATCAAGCGCTTCATCGATCTCGCGGGCGCCATGCTCCTCGTGATCCTCGCATCGCCGATCATGCTCGTGGTGGCCGTCCTGGTGCGCCTTACTTCGCGCGGCCCCATCCTCTTTCGGCAAGAGCGAGTGGGCTACGGCGGCACGAGCTTCCGGATCCTGAAGTTCCGGACAATGCGCGACGGCGCCGAGGGAGAGGTGGAATGCCTGCGGCAGGAGAGCGTGTACCGCGACCGCCGGCTGTTCAAGGTGCGCGCCGATCCCCGCACCACGCCGCTGGGGCGCGTGCTCCGGCGCACGAGCCTCGATGAACTGCCGCAGCTCCTCAACGTCATCGAGGGCTCGATGTCGCTCGTGGGGCCGCGCCCGCCACTCCCGTGCGAAGTGGCCGCGTATGAACATCGCGCCTTCCTCCGCTTCGATGTCAAACCCGGGATAACAGGGCCGTGGCAGGTGGCGGGGCGCAATCGCATCACCTCATTCGACGAAGTGGTGGCGCTCGAGGCCGAGTACATGAACGGCTGGACCATCTGGCGCGACCTGCGCATCCTGCTCCGCACCGTGCCGGTCGTCCTGCGGATGGACGGAGCCTACTGACCATGCGCCAGCTCTTCAGCGTGGGGTATCCGGCCGGGGCCGTCGCCATTGCGATGCTGCTCCAGCAATCCCGCCCCGCCTGGTATGTGGCCTGGACGCTCGCGCTCTTCATGTTCTCGCCCTTCGTGCGGCGGGTGATCGATGCCCACTATGGATGGGACCCGCAGAGCCCCGTCCTCCTGGCGCCGCTGCTCGCCGCCGCGGTTGCGGTCCTGACCGTGGTGCGGCAGTCGTCGCGGCTCGACGACACGCGCATGCTGCCGCTCCTGCTGGCGGGGGGCGCTGTGCTGGGCGGGGCAATCGTCGGGGTGTTCGTCTCCCCGCCCGCGCTCGTCGCGTACGCTGCGCTCAGTTGGGGGGCGCCCATCGCGCTCGGTCTCTACGTGATGGTACGGGGCGATGCACATCGCGAGGTCGATCGCGCCGTGGGACGCGTCCTCATCGGGGGGGTGATGGTGGTGGGGTGCTACGGGCTGCTGCAATACGTCGCGCCGCCGGTGTGGGATCGTGTGTGGATGATCGAGACGCGCATGGACTCGATAGGCGCGCCATTGCCGCTGCGCGTGCGGGTGTTCAGCACCCTCAACGCGCCGGGACCGCTCGCCCAGTTCCTCTCCGCGGCGCTCCTCATGATCCTCGCCCGGCGCGAGCGTGTGCGATGGGGGAGCGTGGCGGTGGGGAGCGCGGCGTTCATCCTGTCGCTGGCGCGCTCGGCATGGCTCGGGGCGGCCATCGGGCTCATCGTCCTCCTCCTGCTGGGCCAGCGTACGCTACGGCGCATCGCGCTCCCGCTCGTGCTCGCCGCGGGCGTTGCCGCCGTGGCCTGGCAGGCCGCGCCCAACGGACAGGCGCGGCTCACCGTCGAACGCACCGTCGGTGCCCGCATAACGACGTTAGGCACGCTGTCACTCGACGAGAGCTACCGGGCACGCCGCTACCTGGTGCCGGTGGTGCTCGCCGACATCCGGGCGCATCCACTGGGCAGGGGGCTGGGGGCGACGCTGGTGGGCGGGGCACGCGGGCTCGCCTCGGCACGACTGGCCGACCAGGGGTTGTACATGGACAACGGCGTCATGGAGATCGTCCTCGTGCTGGGGTGGCTCGGTGGTGCGGCATTCCTGCTCTCGGCCGCCGCCGCGGTGGCCCATGCCTCGTTCGCGCCATCGTCCGTGGGACGCGCCGGGCGCGTGGGCTACCTGGCCGCAGCAACCGCGCTCCTGGCGCAGGTGGCCGGCGGCACCGTCTTCGCGGGCGTTGGCGGCGCGATGTTCTGGCTTGCCGTGGCGCTGGCCAACCACCGCGTGCAGCCGGCGGGGCGCGCGACGCTGGCGGCGCGGCCGGCGCCGCGGACCATCGTCGCGGCGAGAGTCGAGCCATGACGCTGGCCTTCCCGCCCCGCGGCGAGCGCCGACAGCACGTGTCGGCCGTCTTCCTCACGCGCAACGAGGAGGCGTTCATCGCGCGTGCGCTGCGTAGCGTGCGCGGTGTCGTCGATGAGATCGTCGTCGTCGACTCGTGCAGCACCGATGCGACCGTCGCAATTGCGGAATCGTTCGGCGCGCGCGTGATCGTGGAGCCGTGGCGCGGTTGGATCGCCCAGCGCGCGCTCGGCATCAGAGCCGCGCGGCATCCGTGGGTCTTCGTGATGGAGGCCGACGAGATCGTCACGCCCGAGTTGGCGGCTGCCATCCACGATGTGCTGGCGACGGCGATGAATGCGCGCGACGGCTACTCGGTCGATCGCCGCGATGACTTCCTTGGGGCGCTCCTGCCACGCATGAAGCGACCGTCGAAGCGCCGGCGATTCGTGCGCCTGTTCCACCGGGACTACAGCCGGTACGACCCGCAGCGCATCGTGCACGACGAGGTGCGCTTCTCCGGTCGGGCGATTCCGCTGCGCGGCGTCCTGCTGCACTGGCGGGGCTTCACGATTGCGCAACAGGTGGCGCGATACACCGAGTACGCCCCGCTCGAGGCCGAGATGCTCCTTGCCTCGCGCCGTCGGATCCCGGTCGCGGCGCTGATCGTTCGGCCCCTGCTGCGCTTCGGTTGGTGTTACGTCGCGTGCGGGGGGCTGCGGCTGGGCGCCCGCGGCTTCGTGCACGCCCTGATGGTGGCGGTCGCCGAGTTCCTGCGTCACGCCACGGCATGGGAGCAGCAGCGCGCGCCGGCACTGCCGCACCCGCCCTCGACGGTGCTTTCCCGCTTTGGAATGCGGGGCGACGACGACGTGCTGAGCCCGTCCGAGGAGCCCGCGACGTCTGGCACGACGGAGGTGCCGCGTGGCGACGAGAGTGCCGAGGCGCTCGCCACCGTCGCCGACGAGGCGCGGCACAACCACCCGCCTTCCCCCAGTCATCGGAGACGCTGATGCCACGCATCCTCTTCCTCAACCATGCCGCGCAGATCGGTGGTGCGGAGTTTGGCATGTTCGACGTCGTGACCGAGTTGCGGCAGCATGCGCACGTCCTGCTGTTCGAGGATGGCCCGCTGCGCACGCTGCTCACCGATGCGGGCGTGTCGGTCACGGTCTGCGACTTCGGTGCGCTGCACGATGTCCGGCGCGACACCGCCGCACCGAGCGCTGCCTCGGTCCGGAGCCTGCTGGCGGCGGCGCGCGATGTGCGGCGCATGGCGGCGCAGTACGACATGGTCTACGCCAACAGCCAGAAGGCGATGATTGTCGGTAGCGTGGCGGAGTTGGGCAGCCGCCGGCCGTTTGTCTGGCACTTGCACGACATCCTGGAGACACCGACGTTCAGCCGGCTCAATGTCTGGGCCGACGTGCAGCTGGCGAGGCTCAACGGCGCCCGCGTGATCGCGGTCTCCCGGGCCGCGGCGGACGCGTTCGTGCGGGCGGGCGGCGAGCGGCGCGCCGTGCGCGTGGTCTACAACGGCATCGACCACGCTGCAATCGAGCGCCATGCCGCGTCGGGCGCAGCGCTGCGCCGCTCCCTCGGTCTCTCCGACGTCCCGCTCGTCGGTTGCTTCAGCCGGCTGGCGCGCTGGAAGGGACAGCTCACGCTGCTGCAGGCGGTGGCGCCGTTGCCCGGCGTTCACGTGCTGCTGGCGGGTGGTCCCCTGTTCGGTGAGCTGGCGTACGAGCGGGAACTCCGTGACGCGGTGCACTCGCTGCGCATCGAGGATCGCGTCCATTTCCTGGGGCAGCGCAGCGACGTGGCCGCGCTCCTCCATGTGGTCGACGTGGTGGTGCACCCGTCCATCGCCCCCGAACCGTTCGCGCGCACGTTGATCGAGGCGATGATGGCAGGGCATGCCCCGGTCGCCACGCGGTGCGGCGGGGTACCGGAGCTCGTGATGCCGGAGGAGACCGGCTTCCTCTTTCCGCCCGGCGACACGCACGCCCTCACGACGCTGCTCGAGCGCCTGCTCGCCAATCCCGACGAACTCCGCCAACGATCGGCGCACGTACGCGCCTACGCCCGCAAGCGCTTCTCGCGCGACGCCTACGTGGCGGGCATCGTCCGGCAGCTGCAAAACACGATGGGGCGCCCCCTGCATCGCAGCGCCCCAAGCACGCCCGCCGCGGTGGTCGCATGAAGACGGCCCTGGTGCACGACTATTTCTTCCAGGCTGGCGGCGCCGAGCGCGTGATGGAGACGCTCCACGCCATGTTCCCGGCTGCTCCCATACATACGACGATCGTCCGTGCCGAGACGCTGTGGCCGGGGCTGCGAACGGCGGATATCCGCCCCGTTCCCTGGCTGCAGGCACTGAGTGGCACTGGTATCGGGCCGCGCGCCCTCCTCCCGCTGTATCGGCACGCTGTCGAACGGCTCGACCTGACGCCGTACGACCTTGTGATCAGCAACAGCTCGGCGTTTGCCAAGAGCGTGCGTGTGAGGCCCGATGCCGTGCACGTCTGCTACTGTCACTCCCCAATGCGCTTTGCGTGGAACAGCGAGCGCTACCTCGAACGCGAGCGCGTCCCGGGCGTTGCGCGCCTCGCCCTGTCGCCGCTGCTGGCCAACCTGCGCCGCTGGGACTACCGCACGCGGCATCGGCCCAGCGTCTATCTCGCCAACTCGAGCGCTGTGCGTGCGCGCATCCGCCGCGCGTACGGCATCGACTCGGAAGTGGTCTTTCCCCCGGTGGACACCACGCGCTACCGCGCCGACTCGGATCGGGACGACTTCGCCCTGATCGTCTCTCGGCTCGCGCCTTACAAGCGCATCGATCGCGCCGTGGAGGCGTTCAACCGGTTGCGCCGCCCACTCGTGATCATTGGCGATGGCCCGGACGCGGAGGCCTTGCGCGCGATGGCCGGGCCGATGGTCCGGTTGCTCGGGCGCCGAAGCGACGCGGAAGTGGTGGAGTACATGGCACGGGCCAGCCTCTTCATCGTCCCCGGCGAGGAGGACTTCGGGATCACGCCGCTGGAAGCGAATGCCGCGGGGTGCCCGGTCGTCGCGCTGCGCGCCGGTGGGGCGATCGACACGGTGCGCGATGGCGAAAGCGGCGTCCTGTTCGCCGAGGAGACGGCCGACGCCCTGGCGGCCGCGGTGCGCCGGGCCGACGAGATCGCGTGGGATGTCAACGTTCTTCGGGCGCATGCGGCGCAGTTCAGCATTCCGTCGTTTGCCAATCGCTTCTATCGCGCCGTGGTACTGGCCGTGGCGCGCGCGACCGACGGCCTTCTCCCCATCCCCCCGGCCCCCCATACGGCGAGCGCCTAACGCCGCGCCTGCAGCACCTGCCACGCGGTGCGCCCCAGGGCGAGCGCGGGCAGGAGCGCCGCGGTCGCGACCCGGCTCCACACGGGGGCGCCGGCCACGCGCAGCGCGAGGAAGATCAACAGCCCGCCGGCGCTCAAGGCAAGCGATCTCCGCGCCCCGGGCTCGAGCGCGGGGCGAATGGCGGCTGGCGTCAACGCGACCAGCGCCAGCGAGGGAATCACGTACATCGCGACCACCGCCATTTCCAGGCGCGAGCTGTGGAGCCAGGCGAGCAGCGCAAACGCCCCCCACCCCGCGAGGAGCGCGAGACCGTTCTCCCACATCGCAACGACGGCCCCGCGCCGCGCCACGCTGATCGGATCCAGCGTGGCCAGCATCACCCCAAACAATCCGAAGGCCAGCATGTACCACTGCGTCAGCACGATGGCGGGGGCCCAGCGCGGCAACCA comes from the Gemmatimonadaceae bacterium genome and includes:
- a CDS encoding sugar transferase, which encodes MTAAVQVEAARSRWDAMWPRDVLQQLARTNRRQHALREWIRGAMLHLLDVAAVAGAVTVLALLDDSGIWPRALAWINPSLDLLSVGVQLSLALLVGLHVCGAYRSHRSPTAVWPTLGGVGLGVSLFHWPFLWQAIDGSSAAYLRVVVVVAVFVSLGRIAARALVRAHVLGRLGLPRALYIGTPEDIADALHRTPLHGDQALLPVAQVTTGPLARGRPREHAPLELRLPCLLNAHDVDTVVLCSQFASTELQLLLGIAETSGCRVVSPSRMYPVARQLPRVAECGGFPLVELTRPAARAHHLAIKRFIDLAGAMLLVILASPIMLVVAVLVRLTSRGPILFRQERVGYGGTSFRILKFRTMRDGAEGEVECLRQESVYRDRRLFKVRADPRTTPLGRVLRRTSLDELPQLLNVIEGSMSLVGPRPPLPCEVAAYEHRAFLRFDVKPGITGPWQVAGRNRITSFDEVVALEAEYMNGWTIWRDLRILLRTVPVVLRMDGAY
- a CDS encoding O-antigen ligase family protein; the protein is MRQLFSVGYPAGAVAIAMLLQQSRPAWYVAWTLALFMFSPFVRRVIDAHYGWDPQSPVLLAPLLAAAVAVLTVVRQSSRLDDTRMLPLLLAGGAVLGGAIVGVFVSPPALVAYAALSWGAPIALGLYVMVRGDAHREVDRAVGRVLIGGVMVVGCYGLLQYVAPPVWDRVWMIETRMDSIGAPLPLRVRVFSTLNAPGPLAQFLSAALLMILARRERVRWGSVAVGSAAFILSLARSAWLGAAIGLIVLLLLGQRTLRRIALPLVLAAGVAAVAWQAAPNGQARLTVERTVGARITTLGTLSLDESYRARRYLVPVVLADIRAHPLGRGLGATLVGGARGLASARLADQGLYMDNGVMEIVLVLGWLGGAAFLLSAAAAVAHASFAPSSVGRAGRVGYLAAATALLAQVAGGTVFAGVGGAMFWLAVALANHRVQPAGRATLAARPAPRTIVAARVEP
- a CDS encoding glycosyltransferase family 2 protein — its product is MTLAFPPRGERRQHVSAVFLTRNEEAFIARALRSVRGVVDEIVVVDSCSTDATVAIAESFGARVIVEPWRGWIAQRALGIRAARHPWVFVMEADEIVTPELAAAIHDVLATAMNARDGYSVDRRDDFLGALLPRMKRPSKRRRFVRLFHRDYSRYDPQRIVHDEVRFSGRAIPLRGVLLHWRGFTIAQQVARYTEYAPLEAEMLLASRRRIPVAALIVRPLLRFGWCYVACGGLRLGARGFVHALMVAVAEFLRHATAWEQQRAPALPHPPSTVLSRFGMRGDDDVLSPSEEPATSGTTEVPRGDESAEALATVADEARHNHPPSPSHRRR
- a CDS encoding glycosyltransferase family 4 protein, which codes for MPRILFLNHAAQIGGAEFGMFDVVTELRQHAHVLLFEDGPLRTLLTDAGVSVTVCDFGALHDVRRDTAAPSAASVRSLLAAARDVRRMAAQYDMVYANSQKAMIVGSVAELGSRRPFVWHLHDILETPTFSRLNVWADVQLARLNGARVIAVSRAAADAFVRAGGERRAVRVVYNGIDHAAIERHAASGAALRRSLGLSDVPLVGCFSRLARWKGQLTLLQAVAPLPGVHVLLAGGPLFGELAYERELRDAVHSLRIEDRVHFLGQRSDVAALLHVVDVVVHPSIAPEPFARTLIEAMMAGHAPVATRCGGVPELVMPEETGFLFPPGDTHALTTLLERLLANPDELRQRSAHVRAYARKRFSRDAYVAGIVRQLQNTMGRPLHRSAPSTPAAVVA
- a CDS encoding glycosyltransferase — its product is MKTALVHDYFFQAGGAERVMETLHAMFPAAPIHTTIVRAETLWPGLRTADIRPVPWLQALSGTGIGPRALLPLYRHAVERLDLTPYDLVISNSSAFAKSVRVRPDAVHVCYCHSPMRFAWNSERYLERERVPGVARLALSPLLANLRRWDYRTRHRPSVYLANSSAVRARIRRAYGIDSEVVFPPVDTTRYRADSDRDDFALIVSRLAPYKRIDRAVEAFNRLRRPLVIIGDGPDAEALRAMAGPMVRLLGRRSDAEVVEYMARASLFIVPGEEDFGITPLEANAAGCPVVALRAGGAIDTVRDGESGVLFAEETADALAAAVRRADEIAWDVNVLRAHAAQFSIPSFANRFYRAVVLAVARATDGLLPIPPAPHTASA